Within the Dolichospermum compactum NIES-806 genome, the region CAAAACCCACAAAAAGGTACAATTAGAATCTGGTTTCAAGGAGGAGAACCTTATTTTGATATCTTCTTTGAATTAAATAATCATGAAATAACTTGGTTTCAATTTACATTACGAGGAAAATCATTATCCTGGTCTAGCAATAAACCTCTCTTTAAAACTGGCATTACCAATGAATTAAGTATTGATGATGTTAGTTTTTATGCAGCTAGTAAAACTCTTAAAAATGATCATGACTCAGATGAAGAATTCATTAATTTAGTAAAATCAATTCTCCAAACCAGACCAGAAGAAGAAATTTTTGTCAAAGCCCTAACTTTATTTTAAAGTTTATTCATAAGACCACTGACTAATAACTAATAACTAATGACCACTGACCACTGACCACTGACTAATAACTAATGACTAATAACATTTTTCTAATCTTTTAAAGATGTGTAGAATAATTACAGTTAAAACCGCACCCATTAATCCTAATTGCCATAAACCACACCCAGCAGCAATTCCCAAAGCAGCAGCTACCCAAATTGCGGCGGCAGAAGTCAAACCATGAATTTCCGGTGATTTTGATGTTTGGGAAGATTCACGTAAAATTTCCCCAGCCCCCAAAAACCCGACTCCAGCAGCAATACCTTGAACTACGCGACTGAGAGAATCGGCACTAAGTTGTGTACCACCTGTTTGGATAGTGATGAGAGTAAACACGGCTGAACCCAAACTTACTAACATATGGGTTCTCAAACCAGCCGGCTTGTTTTTTAATTGTCGTTCTAAGCCAATTATAGCTCCAATAAACAAAGCGAAACACAGACGCAGCCCGGTGTTTAACCAATCACTGCTGGCAATATAGTAAGGATTTATCACGTTCTGTTCGTGCTAAGTAGTTTGATAGGGAAATTTATGAAATTAGTTATAAAGTTGGGTGTATTGTCCATACTAATTGGTAATATAGTAACAAAAACTATGTAATAAATATTATTTAATAATTAGGTCAGAATAAATACTGGAAGTAATCCAATTTCACGAAAAAAAGGGAACAGGGAACAGGGAACAGGGAACAGAAAGTGTCCTGTTCTCCAAAACAAAAGTTACTGAGTTTAAATCTCAATCAAAAGAAAGATGTTTTTAAAAGATGTATAGCCCGAAAAAAAACAGTGTCATTATTTAAATCTCATGTTTCTAAACATGAGTTTTTACTGTTCCCCGTTCCCCGTCTCCCGTTCCCTATTCCCTCTGAAATCTCATAAATTGTGTGGATAAACTCTATTGGCTTGACCAAATTAAACTACAAGACCGCGCCAATGTTGGCGTTCAGGCGTTTTATTTAAGCAAAATTAAACAACAGGGCTATCCTGTTTTGCCGGGTTTTGTGGTAGAAGCGGATGTTTTACGGCAATTTCTAGAAACTCTCAACAGTTCAGAGTCGTTAATTGCTGATTTACCCTATTCTTCCCTACATTTAGATGTACATAATTGGCGACAACTACAACAGGTAGCCGGGCGCTTACGTCAGGAAATTATCTCAGCGACTGTGCCACCTCATTGGGTGAGGACAATTTTTCAAGCAGCCAGACAATGGCAAAGAAGTAGTTTAATTTTGCGTCCCAGTTTGGCAATATCAAATAACCAAGAAATGAAAAATGTATCTGGGTTATTAGAACCAGTATTTTGTCCTTGTGAAGAAGAGGAAATAGGTGAAGCTTTAAAGCTGCTTTGGAGTCAGTTATTCCGGGCGAGAAGTTTACTATATTGGCATAGTGCGGGGATTAGTTTGCCCAGCATTAATTTAGGGGTGTTGGTGCAACCAGTTGACAATGCGATCGCCTCTGGTGTTATAAATACTAAATCATCGGGATGGGATATTGAAGCTACTTGGGGTTTAGGACTAGCAATTACCAACGGTGAAGTATTACCAGATGTTTATTACATAGAACCAAAAACTGGCGCAGTCATAGAACGACAATTGGGTAATAAAATGTTGGCTTACCGTCTTAATCATGGCAATGCTTTTACAGATGAACAACTGCAACCAACATTAGATACTGATTTTTTATTAGCTTATATTTTAGAAGAATCTCAACAGCAAGAATATGCTTTACCAGAAGAATTTTTGCAAGAATTAATTACTGTAGGCAATCAAATAGTTAGTGAATTAGGTGCAACTTTAACTATGAAATGGACAGTTGCCAAAGAATCTTTAGCTACTAAACTCTATATTACAGAAGTCACCGTTCCCCAACCTGTACATAAGAGTGTGCAATTTATTCAAGGCGTTGGGGCAGCCAGAGGTAAAATTATTGCTAATGCCCATATTTTTAGTTCATCACAAAAAGCCATACCAATTCCTAAAGGCGTAATTCTCATCGCCCCAATGATTACTCCTGATTGTTTGCCCTTACTACAAGGCGTTGCGGGGATTATTACAGAACAAGGGGGATTAACTAGTCATGGGGCGATTTTAGCCAGAGAGTTGGGTATTCCTGCGGTGGTGAGTGCCACTGGTGCAACAACTATTTTACAAGCAGGTGAAAAATTATTAATAGATGGTGATAAGGGAGAAGTATATCGGCTCACCGGAGATGAGGAAAATTTTCCTAGTGAGGAGATAGAAGGATTAATTAAAGAGGAAAAAATTGTCAGTTACCAGCCAATAAATTTACCCATAATTGCGACTAAGTTACTCATAAATCTGAGTCAAGAACGATTAATTAAACAAGTAAAAAGTTTACCTGTGGATGGGGTGGGATTATTGCGTTCAGAATTAATGATGTTAAATATTCTGGAGAAAAAACATCCTCAAGAATGGTTGAATGCAGGAAAAAAAGCTGAACTATTAGAGTTATTATCTAAGCAAATTATGCAGTTTGCTCGTGCTTTTTCACCCAGACCGATTTTTTATCGGTCTTTAGATTGGCTACCTCATGATTTGCGATCCTTGAGTACAGATCCCCCATTATCAAAGTCATCAATTATCAGTGATAGGGGTATTTTCAGCTATATACAAAATCCGGCTGTTTTTGAATTAGAATTGCAAGCTTTAGCGATAGTTCAAGCATCTGGCTATAGAAATATTAATTTGCTATTACCTTTTGTCCGCAGTGTTGAAGAATTTGTATTTTGTCGTCATAAGGTTGAACAAGCTGGGTTAACACAAATATCCCAGTTTCAATTATGGATGATGGCAGAAGTTCCTAGTGTATTATTTCTCTTACCTGAATATATTAAAGCTGGTGTGATGGGTATTTCCATTGGCACAAATGATTTAACGCAATTATTGT harbors:
- a CDS encoding putative PEP-binding protein gives rise to the protein MDKLYWLDQIKLQDRANVGVQAFYLSKIKQQGYPVLPGFVVEADVLRQFLETLNSSESLIADLPYSSLHLDVHNWRQLQQVAGRLRQEIISATVPPHWVRTIFQAARQWQRSSLILRPSLAISNNQEMKNVSGLLEPVFCPCEEEEIGEALKLLWSQLFRARSLLYWHSAGISLPSINLGVLVQPVDNAIASGVINTKSSGWDIEATWGLGLAITNGEVLPDVYYIEPKTGAVIERQLGNKMLAYRLNHGNAFTDEQLQPTLDTDFLLAYILEESQQQEYALPEEFLQELITVGNQIVSELGATLTMKWTVAKESLATKLYITEVTVPQPVHKSVQFIQGVGAARGKIIANAHIFSSSQKAIPIPKGVILIAPMITPDCLPLLQGVAGIITEQGGLTSHGAILARELGIPAVVSATGATTILQAGEKLLIDGDKGEVYRLTGDEENFPSEEIEGLIKEEKIVSYQPINLPIIATKLLINLSQERLIKQVKSLPVDGVGLLRSELMMLNILEKKHPQEWLNAGKKAELLELLSKQIMQFARAFSPRPIFYRSLDWLPHDLRSLSTDPPLSKSSIISDRGIFSYIQNPAVFELELQALAIVQASGYRNINLLLPFVRSVEEFVFCRHKVEQAGLTQISQFQLWMMAEVPSVLFLLPEYIKAGVMGISIGTNDLTQLLLGIDREQAKPGIGLKYLDGSNPAVMGAISQLIKMSQAGGIPCSICGQAPVLYPEMIDKLIEWGISSISVEPEAVERTYQAIARAEQRLILAAARRQLNDSKN
- a CDS encoding MgtC/SapB family protein yields the protein MINPYYIASSDWLNTGLRLCFALFIGAIIGLERQLKNKPAGLRTHMLVSLGSAVFTLITIQTGGTQLSADSLSRVVQGIAAGVGFLGAGEILRESSQTSKSPEIHGLTSAAAIWVAAALGIAAGCGLWQLGLMGAVLTVIILHIFKRLEKCY